Part of the Sporomusaceae bacterium FL31 genome, TAACCAACAAATAGCAGCTCCTACGATACCACCAAGCAGTTCAGCACCCATTGTCGCAATAGCTTGTGGTGCAGTGTATACACCCATAAATGTTTTAGCTAGCGTAACTGCTGGATTTAAATCGGCTTGAGGAGCCCCAGTAGCTACTGCTGAGAATACCCCCAAAGTTACCGCAAAAGCCCAGCCTGCTGTGATAACCATCCATCCTGCCCCTTCAGCCTTCGACTTTTTCAACAGGCAGTTTGCAACAACACCGCAACCGAAAATCATTAATACCATCGTTCCAAAGAACTCGCCGAAAAGATTTGTCATACCTGCTTCCCCCTTAATATAATTTTTTAATAAGTCCTGACCTGCGCTACTTGGTTATCAGCTCCTTTTAATAAATTTGGATCGGGACGAAAAAAAGAAGTTCAAAACAAACCTAGCCATCAGCTAAATCTACAATGAACTTCTCTTATCTCTCTCGTCCAATTTATTCACTTAATAATAGATATTAGACATTTGTCGCAATATTCCTGCAAATCAAAAAAATTTATTTCCACAAATCTCGCCGACTTGTACTTACGGCATGGATTCCCTTTTGCAATGCACTCTGGGCATCTTCAGCAGTATAAATCAGTCCACCAGCTAAAATCGGTAACCCTGTTTCTTTAAAAAGTTCCTGAATGGTAGAAGCCGGAACAGATGCTGGCAGTATTTCAACCGCATCAGGCTTACAGCTATGCAATAAATGAATACCTGAGCGCAAAGCTTCTGAATCCATTAAAAATAAGCGTTGGATGACAATCATGCCCTCTTCTCTGGCATACTTAACTAACTGAGGTTTTGTAGTGATAGCACCAGTCACACCCATTCGTGCTAAAAACTTGATGCCAGCTTTATCCTTACCAATACCTCCTAGTAAATCCAAATGTACCAGAACGCGCTTATTATACTTCTTTGCCTCAGCTAACAGCTCAGGCAAAATAATGATATCACCAAACAATAATATAACGCTTGGAGCAACAGTACTCGTTAACGCACTCTTAAAATCATTAATGGTACGGGCTGCAGGTACGATCGATCCCTCTGAAAATAAGCTATTACAGATTGTTCCTTGTCCCATATTTATTCATCATCTCTTTTACTGAATAATCATTTATATCTTAAATTCGTCTAAATTCAAAATATTCCTTCAAAATCCTTAAAGAAAAAAATCCCTGCCTAAAACATAAAAAAAACAGTTCATAAAAAAATCTTTTGGAGAAACTAGTTCTTAAGGAGGTTTTTTTTCTTCATTAAGTATACGATTTAGAATCAAAAAATTATGTCTGAGGTGATATTATGGATAATGAGCAAACTAATCATACTAGCACAAATGACAACACGTATGCGAATACCAATGAAAAGGCTCCTGCGGCAAACAGCGAAAACGCTTATAAAGGCACTGGCATTAAAGCAACTGACGAAGAAAAGCCACTATACACTTCTGGAACATCCGAGATGCCCGCATAGTTGTATTAGGATTCTTTCCATAGGTAACAATACCAAATAGGGGTGGAATTGTCCACCCCTATTTTCATTGTTCTCCTAAAAAAAACAGTTGACATAGTATGATTATTTAGTATAAGATATGTAATGTCGCTAAGGCGATAAAATGCTGGTGTAGCTCAATTGGTAGAGCAGCTGACTTGTAATCAGCAGGTTGGGGGTTCAATTCCTCTCGCCAGCTCCATAATGGATGGGTTCCCGAGTGGCTAAAGGGAGCAGACTGTAAATCTGCCGGCTTCGCCTTCGTTGGTTCGAATCCAACCCCATCCACCATTATGGCGGCGTAGCTCAGCTGGCTAGAGCATGCGGTTCA contains:
- the glpP gene encoding glycerol uptake operon antiterminator regulatory protein; this translates as MGQGTICNSLFSEGSIVPAARTINDFKSALTSTVAPSVILLFGDIIILPELLAEAKKYNKRVLVHLDLLGGIGKDKAGIKFLARMGVTGAITTKPQLVKYAREEGMIVIQRLFLMDSEALRSGIHLLHSCKPDAVEILPASVPASTIQELFKETGLPILAGGLIYTAEDAQSALQKGIHAVSTSRRDLWK